The proteins below come from a single Capricornis sumatraensis isolate serow.1 chromosome 14, serow.2, whole genome shotgun sequence genomic window:
- the PFKFB2 gene encoding 6-phosphofructo-2-kinase/fructose-2,6-bisphosphatase 2, with product MSGNPASSSEQNNNSYETKASLRMSEKKCSWASYMTNSPTLIVMIGLPARGKTYVSKKLTRYLNWIGVPTKVFNLGVYRRQAVKSYKSYDFFRHDNEEAMKIRKQCALVALEDVKAYLTEESGQIAVFDATNTTRERRDLILNFAEENSFKVFFVESVCDDPDVIAANILEVKVSSPDYPERNRENVMDDFLKRIECYKVTYQPLDPDSHDKDLSFIKVINVGQRLLVNKVQDYIQSKIVYYLMNIHVHPRTIYLCRHGESEFNLLGKIGGDSGLSVRGKQFAQALRKFLEEQEIADLKVWTSQLKRTIQTAESLGVPYEQWKILNEIDAGVCEEMTYAEIQEQYPDEFALRDEEKYLYRYPGGESYQDLVQRLEPVIMELERQGNVLVISHQAVMRCLLAYFLDKGADELPYLRCPLHTIFKLTPVAYGCKVETIKLNVEAVNTHRDKPTNNFPKSQTPVRMRRNSFTPLSSSNTIRRPRNYSVGSRPLQPLSPLRALDTQEGADQPKTQAETSRAAHRLPSPAPPTSPS from the exons ATGTCTGGGAATCCTGCCTCTTCCTCAGAACAGAACAACAATAGCTATGAAACCAAAGCAAGTCTCCGAATGTCAGAGAAGAAATGCT CATGGGCATCTTACATGACAAACTCTCCAACCCTCATCGTTATGATTGGCTTACCAGCCCGTGGCAAAACCTACGTGTCCAAGAAACTTACACGCTACCTCAACTGGATTGGGGTGCCCACCAAAG TGTTTAATCTTGGGGTGTATCGGCGGCAAGCAGTCAAGTCCTATAAGTCCTATGACTTCTTCCGGCATGACAACGAGGAGGCCATGAAGATTCGCAA ACAGTGTGCCCTGGTGGCGCTGGAAGACGTGAAGGCGTATCTCACGGAGGAGAGTGGGCAGATCGCG GTCTTTGATGCTACCAATACCACTCGAGAGAGGAGGGACTTGATTTTGAACTTTGCTGAGGAGAATTCCTTCAAG GTGTTCTTTGTGGAGTCCGTGTGCGATGATCCTGACGTCATTGCTGCCAACATCCTG GAGGTAAAGGTGTCGAGCCCCGACTACCCTGAAAGGAACAGGGAGAATGTGATGGATGACTTCCTAAAGAGGATTGAGTGCTACAAAGTCACCTATCAACCCCTTGACCCAGACAGCCATGACAA GGACCTTTCTTTCATCAAGGTGATAAACGTGGGCCAGCGACTTCTCGTGAACAAAGTCCAGGACTACATCCAGAGCAAGATCGTCTACTACCTCATGAATATCCACGTCCACCCTCGCACCATCTACCTGTGCCGGCACGGAGAGAGCGAGTTCAACCTCTTGGGGAAGATTGGGGGTGACTCAGGCCTCTCAGTGCGAGGAAAACAG TTTGCCCAGGCTCTAAGGAAGTTTCTGGAGGAACAGGAGATAGCAGACCTCAAAGTGTGGACAAGCCAGTTGAAGAGAACTATCCAGACCGCGGAATCTCTGGGGGTGCCCTACGAGCAGTGGAAGATTCTGAATGAGATTGATGCT GGCGTGTGTGAGGAGATGACTTATGCGGAGATTCAGGAGCAGTACCCAGATGAGTTTGCGCTTCGAGATGAAGAGAAATATCTGTACCGCTATCCTGGAGGGGAG TCGTACCAGGACCTGGTGCAGCGGTTGGAGCCGGTCATCATGGAGCTGGAGCGCCAGGGCAATGTCCTCGTCATCTCCCACCAGGCTGTCATGCGCTGCCTCCTCGCCTACTTCTTGGACAAGGGTGCAG ATGAGCTACCATACCTGAGGtgccctctccataccatcttcaaACTTACTCCCGTGGCCTACG GGTGCAAAGTGGAAACAATTAAACTCAACGTGGAGGCTGTGAACACTCACCGTGACAAGCCAACT AACAACTTTCCCAAGAGCCAAACCCCTGTAAGGATGAGAAGGAACAGCTTTACGCCTCTGTCCAGTTCGAATACAATCAGGCGTCCAAGAAATTACAGTGTTGGGAGCCGGCCCCTCCAGCCCCTCAGCCCGCTCCGTGCCCTGGACACGCAAGAAGGGGCCGACCAGCCGAAGACCCAA GCAGAGACCTCGCGGGCTGCGCACAGGCTCCCGTCTCCGGCGCCCCCCACCTCGCCCTCCTGA